One window of the Triticum dicoccoides isolate Atlit2015 ecotype Zavitan chromosome 3B, WEW_v2.0, whole genome shotgun sequence genome contains the following:
- the LOC119279557 gene encoding protein GAMETE EXPRESSED 3-like, translating to MAMRLLPRLCLLLCSLVGAARSSSSSLALQRLNASAAENPHIPAGVGRALSAPLIGHGGRLVACSGKHLLAFEPNGSFAWIIPLGYKCKQDISLVAERDKIYLVAEDKVIKVTPQNLHTSAPTSQVFFSHGSPPGRSEEIIGLSTSSSYASLFITIRNRGLFSFSLRDGKLQWSAGPVVDRFGYRLGCKGNSISGCYFNSSPIVDQCEGTLYISNTQGQLYSMYIHSHQYRWVQDLSSIDKVVTIAPGNNGRLYIVLPRKSTVMGLDVLSGNISWQLSVGPLSNDKILPAVDSNGWISIGSLDGILYSVSPDGDIRKFLQRMTPNSVIHSTPVLDCSGFSVYISQTIMEAKSSQTIGDYTYVSAMKPSSILFTLLAPATGTVYWTEKYPGELSNLLSSSDLDYFTLDETILLTALSSARIGNTVQCYTRRQKIAWTCRKAKPKFVHGDPGDHNHVLLLFFFQLIVIVVQAVIVRFCCIFWRKKKLQNNGLQKFLKKRRSLHSKRRVLGKIISELEQKAVEDASSNETLEQLGEMVKAKDGVERKLYTSYSLGRDVLGLRQGSSILPLYNGKHKSHSFHGAHRESITVFNTLSESSTSEDRTSSSYSRGSGSCSSGSSFEEMELERRSKSAEEAGPSEDIAKEAQDKLPVEVASSYQAFMKPLYVQGESSSKSPLQREEFPMETMRQDLAPTKRMWLKRRRSLSSTN from the exons ATGGCGATGAGGTTGTTGCCGCGCCTATgcctgctcctgtgttctctcgTCGGCGCCGCgcgctcgtcgtcgtcgtcgctggcgcTTCAGAGGCTCAATGCAAGCGCCGCTGAAAACC CCCATATACCGGCGGGTGTTGGCCGTGCCCTCTCGGCCCCTCTCATCGGCCACGGCGGCCGCCTCGTCGCTTGCTCCGGGAAGCACCTACTCGCTTTCGAGCCAAACGGATCCTTCGCGTGGATCATTCCCCTTGGATACAAGTGCAAACAAGATATCAGTTTGGTTGCCGAGAGGGACAAG ATATACTTGGTGGCAGAAGATAAGGTCATAAAAGTAACTCCACAAAACTTACACACCAGTGCCCCAACATCACAAGTGTTTTTCAGTCACGGTTCACCACCAGGGAGGTCTGAGGAGATCATTGGCCTATCCACCAGCAGCAGCTATGCATCTCTTTTCATCACCATTAGGAACCGTGGCCTTTTCTCTTTCTCATTGCGTGACGGGAAGCTACAGTGGAGTGCCGGGCCTGTGGTCGATCGCTTCGGTTACCGTCTAGGCTGCAAGGGCAACAGCATCTCAGGCTGCTATTTCAATTCATCTCCAATTGTTGATCAATGCGAGGGTACTCTTTAT ATATCAAATACCCAAGGCCAGCTCTATTCTATGTACATTCATAGCCATCAGTATAGATGGGTCCAAGACTTGAGCTCAATCGACAAAGTCGTGACAATTGCACCGGGAAATAATGGCCGCCTATACATTGTCCTTCCCAGAAAGTCAACTGTGATGGGGCTTGATGTACTGTCAGGAAACATTTCATGGCAGCTGAGTGTTGGTCCACTTAGTAATGACAAAATCTTGCCAGCTGTGGATTCCAATG GTTGGATATCAATTGGCTCGTTAGATGGGATCTTGTATTCAGTTTCTCCTGATGGTGATATCAGAAAGTTTCTTCAAAGAATGACACCTAACTCAGTGATCCATTCAACTCCAGTCCTGGACTGCTCAGGGTTTTCGGTCTACATCAGCCAGACCATAATGGAGGCAAAATCAAGTCAAACTATCGGTGATTACACCTATGTATCGGCGATGAAGCCATCAAGCATCTTGTTTACTTTGTTGGCTCCAGCAACTGGAACGGTCTACTGGACCGAAAAGTATCCTG GAGAATTATCGAATTTGTTGTCCAGTAGTGACCTGGACTACTTTACACTAGATGAGACCATTCTTCTCACTGCTCTATCTTCTGCAA GAATCGGCAACACCGTGCAATGCTACACGAGAA GGCAAAAGATTGCTTGGACTTGTAGAAAAGCAAAACCAAAGTTTGTTCATGGTGATCCAG GTGACCACAACCATGTCCTTCTGTTGTTCTTTTTCCAACTCATTGTCATTGTGGTACAAGCGGTAATTGTGCGGTTTTGCTGCATCTTCTGGAGGAAGAAAAAACTTCAAAACAATGGCTTGCAAAAGTTCCTGAAAAAGAGG CGTTCTCTTCACAGCAAGAGGAGAGTCTTAGGCAAGATTATCTCCGAGTTAGAGCAGAAGGCGGTTGAAGACGCCTCTTCAAACGAAACTTTAGAGCAATTGGGTGAAATGGTGAAAGCCAAGGATGGTGTTGAGAGGAAGCTGTACACATCATACAGTCTTGGCAGGGATGTCCTGGGCTTGAGACAAGGCTCTTCCATATTGCCTCTTTACAATGGAAAGCACAAGAGTCACTCATTTCATGGCGCACATAGAGAAAGCATTACGGTCTTTAATACGCTCAGCGAGAGCTCTACTTCGGAGGATAGAACAAGCAGTAGCTACTCCAGAGGCAGTGGGAGCTGCAGCAGTGGTAGTAGCTTTGAAGAAATGGAACTGGAGAGAAGATCCAAGTCAGCAGAAGAGGCTGGACCTTCAGAGGATATTGCCAAGGAAGCTCAAGACAAATTGCCAGTAGAAGTTGCATCATCTTATCAAGCATTTATGAAACCGTTGTATGTGCAAGGAGAAAGCAGTAGCAAATCACCGTTGCAGAGGGAAGAATTTCCGATGGAGACCATGCGGCAGGATCTTGCACCAACCAAGAGAATGTGGCTGAAGAGGAGGCGAAGTCTGTCCTCAACAAACTGA
- the LOC119276224 gene encoding kinesin-like protein KIN-8A has product MPVSTRSQASAIKGGDPGARQWSSSAARVPISAPGRDAAGRRASLLPNTHHGLKEKMRALNLFYEQHKQMLASSQGGAAMRRSRTIPHANVGEDRDENAQEEEEEEGEGAKRHHDAFAPLREAAVLRENMGPPEARAPSKNDKVVVFSRPPEPKEKENVALAANVMSCPVKKAAPALPALQARKLSLGGGIGGKIKAIGEMGAANADATGSRIMVFVRLRPMSRKEKEAGSKTCVKIVNKKDVYLTELASENDYLRLKRVRGRHFCFDASFPDSTAQAEVYSTSTADLVEGVLQGRNGTVFCYGATGAGKTYTMLGTMDNPGVMVLAIKDLFLKVRQRSYDGSHSIQLSYLEVYNETVRDLLSPGRPLLLREDKQQGTVAAGLTQYRAYSTDEVMKLLQQGNQNRTTEPTRVNETSSRSHAILQVVVEYRYMDGTSVVTRVGKLSLIDLAGSERAIATDQRSQRSLEGANINRSLLALSSCINALVEGKRHVPYRNSKLTQLLKDSLGGSCNTVMIANISPSNLSFGETQNTLHWADRAKEIKTKPLTAGNEEVFKAPDSDTDQAKLVLELQKENSELRQQVVKQQQKLLTVQAQSLAPNGSPQQCAPPSPHITTTPCSTQRKVKRSILDGSCFSTPNSKRPADNTMVRDLQRKVKTLVSEMEKMKKEHFLQLKQRDEFIRGLINRKNSNDPEPATAERRVITRASLRKAEKDAGELKSPSHRFTSPMPTAKKRTFWDFGGESPSVLAGNGRKTRSHVAAETPTRAPSMLLQPGFTRQRA; this is encoded by the exons ATGCCGGTCTCCACGCGCTCGCAGGCCAGCGCCATCAAGGGCGGCGACCCGGGCGCGCGCCagtggagctcgtcggcggcgcggGTGCCAATATCGGCCCCGGGCCGCGACGCCGCGGGGCGCCGGGCGTCGCTCCTCCCCAACACGCACCACGGGCTCAAGGAGAAGATGCGCGCGCTCAACCTCTTCTACGAGCAGCACAAGCAGATGCTCGCCTCCTCCCAGGGCGGCGCCGCCATGCGCCGCAGCCGCACCATCCCGCACGCCAACGTCGGGGAGGACAGGGACGAGAAcgctcaggaggaggaggaggaggagggggagggggccaagCGTCACCACGACGCCTTTGCTCCGCTCCGCGAGGCGGCGGTCCTCAGGGAGAACATGGGGCCTCCGGAGGCGAGGGCCCCTTCCAAGAACGACAAGGTCGTCGTCTTCTCGCGGCCGCCGGagcccaaggagaaggagaacgtGGCCCTCGCCGCCAACGTCATGTCCTGCCCCGTCAAGAAGGCGGCGCCGGCTCTCCCCGCACTGCAGGCCAGGAAGCTCTCACTCGGAGGAGGCATCGGCGGCAAGATCAAGGCTATAGGGGAGATGGGGGCTGCCAATGCCGACGCAACAGGGAGCAGGATCATGGTGTTCGTCAGGCTGCGGCCGATGTCCAGGAAGGAGAAGGAGGCCGGGTCCAAGACCTGCGTCAAGATCGTCAACAAGAAGGACGTGTACCTCACGGAGTTGGCCTCAGAGAACGACTACCTCCGCCTGAAGCGCGTGCGAGGTCGCCATTTCTGCTTCGACGCTTCCTTCCCCGACTCCACGGCGCAGGCCGAAGTCTATAGCACCTC GACAGCAGATCTTGTGGAAGGTGTTTTGCAAGGGAGGAATGGGACCGTGTTTTGCTATGGAGCAACAGGGGCTGGGAAGACCTATACAATGCTCGGGACCATGGATAACCCTGGCGTAATGGTGCTCGCAATCAAGGATTTGTTCTTGAAGGTGAGGCAGAGGAGCTATGATGGCAGCCACTCGATTCAGCTGTCGTACCTCGAGGTCTACAATGAGACAGTGAGGGACTTGCTATCTCCTGGTAGACCCCTCCTTCTGAGAGAAGACAAGCAGCAG GGAACTGTTGCTGCTGGTCTTACACAATATAGAGCATACTCTACAGATGAA GTTATGAAATTACTTCAGCAAGGCAACCAGAATAGAACAACTGAACCAACTCGAGTTAATGAGACCTCATCGCGCTCCCATGCAATACTACAG GTTGTCGTGGAATATAGATACATGGATGGAACTAGTGTCGTAACACGAGTTGGAAAGCTTTCACTCATTGATCTTGCTGGATCAGAGAGGGCTATAGCAACTGACCAACGCTCACAGAGGTCGCTGGAAGGAGCGAACATAAACCGGTCTCTCCTCGCACTCAGCAGTTGCATCAATGCTCTTGTGGAGGGGAAGAGGCATGTGCCATATCGCAATTCCAAGCTGACCCAGCTCCTCAAGGATTCACTTGGGGGATCCTGCAACACTGTCATGATTGCAAACATAAGCCCTTCGAATCTTTCCTTTGGTGAGACACAGAACACTCTTCATTGGGCTGATCGTGCCAAGGAGATAAAAACAAAG CCATTGACCGCTGGGAATGAGGAAGTTTTCAAGGCACCAGATTCTGATACTGATCAGGCCAAGCTAGTACTGGAGCTTCAGAAGGAGAACAGTGAGCTGAGGCAGCAGGTGGTGAAGCAGCAACAGAAGCTGCTGACTGTTCAGGCTCAGTCACTTGCTCCCAACGGCTCCCCACAACAATGTGCTCCCCCCTCACCTCACATTACCACCACGCCATGCTCAACACAAAGAAAGGTGAAGCGGTCTATTTTAGACGGGAGCTGTTTCAGCACACCAAATTCTAAGAGGCCAGCAGACAATACAATGGTCCGGGACCTGCAGAGGAAAGTGAAGACCCTGGTGTCcgagatggagaagatgaagaaggaACACTTTCTACAGCTCAagcagagggacgagttcatccgTGGTTTGATCAACAGGAAGAACTCAAATGACCCTGAACCAGCAACAGCTGAGAGAAGAGTGATCACAAGGGCAAGCCTACGTAAGGCCGAGAAAGATGCAGGTGAGCTGAAGAGCCCAAGCCACCGGTTCACGTCACCTATGCCTACGGCTAAGAAGCGTACCTTCTGGGACTTTGGAGGAGAAAGCCCTTCAGTTCTTGCTGGAAATGGGCGGAAGACTCGGAGCCATGTAGCTGCTGAAACTCCAACCAGGGCCCCTTCAATGCTACTTCAG CCGGGATTCACACGCCAAAGAGCCTAG